GGCCGCAGGTGCTCAGCCTGCCCGAGGGACGAGCGGCAGAGCTGAGCGCGCTGGCGATGCCGGGCTTGGCGCGGTTCGCGGCACATCTGGTGTACCGGGTGATGCCGGAATCCGCGCCGGAAGCCCGGAAGCGTCCGCGGCAACCCGCTGCGGCGGCGGTGGCGGGGACCCTGACGCGATTGGTTTGGCGACGGCGGGCCTGAGGCAGCCAGCACCCGTCGCCTCACCTCGCCCACGGTCCGTGAAGGGCCCCTTGAGGGACTTGGATTCCGTGAAGGGCCCCTTCACAGACCGCTGCCCAGCCGCTCTGCCCAGCCGCTGTCCGCCGCCACCTCTGGCCGTGAAGGGAACATTGAGGGACTCTGAGTCCCTCAATGTTCCCTTCACGGCCACCAACGACCTTCACGGCCACCAACGACGCTCACTCCGCCAACGCGTCCTCCGGTGACCCGGCGGCCAACGCGGCCAGCACCTGCAACGCACTCCCCAACGTCTCCTGCGCCGGCGCGGACACCGCGATCCGCACCGCGTTCGGCGCATGCCCCGGCACCACCGAGAACGCCGCCGCCGGAGACAACGCGATCCCCCGCCGGGCCGCCGCCGCGACGAACGTTTCCGCTCGCCACTGCTCCGGCAGCTCCCACCACCGGTGGTACGCGGCCGCGTCGCCGCGCACCCGGAACCCCGCCAGCCGGTCCGCGACGATCTCGGCGCGGACCGCCGCGTCCGCTCGTTTCGCGGCTTCCACCTCAGCCAGCACCCCGCCGGTGATCCAACGGCGCGCCGCTTCCGCCGAAAACCTCGACGCGGTCCACCCACCGGAGCGGATCGCGCTGGCCAGGCGCGGCAGCCAAGCCGGCGGCACCACCAGGAACCCGGCCGTCAGCCCCGGCGCGACCCGCTTCGACAGGCTGTCCACGAAAACCGTCCGCTCCGGCATCAGCGAGGCCAGCGGCTCGGTGTCCGGGCGGAGGAACGTGTAGATCCCGTCTTCGACCACCGGCAGGTCCAGCCGTCGGACGACCTCGGCCAGTTCCGCCCGGCGCGCGGGCGGCATCGTGATGCCGAGCGGGTTGTGCAAGGTCGGCTGGACGTACAGCGCCCGCACCGGAGCGGCAGCCGCCAGCGCGGCGGGGACCAGGCCGTGCGAGTCGGTCTCGATCGGGACCAGTTCGATGCCGAGCCGGGTCGCGGCGGCCTTGACCACGGGGTAGGTCAACGATTCCACCGCGAGCCGCTCGCCGGTCGGGACGAACGCGGACAGCGCGGCGGCGATGCCTTGCCGTCCGTTGCCGGCGACGAGGACCGATTCCGGGTCCGGTGCCCAGGATCCGCGCGAGAGCATCGCGACCGCCGCCTCGCGGACCTGCTTCGTGGCGGCCGCGCCGAGGGGGTGCAGAGCATCGGTGAAGACGTCCGCGCGCAGCACCGGTTCCAGCGCCCGCGCGAGTTTCGGCGACTGACTCGGCAATACGGCGAAGTTCAGTTCCAGGTCGATCCGCGCGTCGCCGGGCTCGGACAATGCCGGTTCCGGCCCCGGCCGGGCCGCGCGCACGAACGTGCCCCGGCCCACTTCGCCGACCGCGAGGCCGCGCCGGACGAGTTCGCCGTACACCCGCGCCGCCGTGGAACCGGCGATGCCGCGCTCGCGCGCGAACCGGCGTTGCGGGGGCAGCCGGTCGCCCGGACGCAGCCGCCCGGCCTCGATGTCGGCGGCGAGTTCGTCCGCGACGACGCGGTAGTCGTCCATCGCACCCTCGCTCTGCCCCGGGATCCGCCCGGACGCATCATGGCACCAGCCGGTCGCCTTGGGCTTCAGCGGCCCAGGGAACTCCCCGAACGGGCGTCACTAGGTTAGCCTTACCTACGTGGTACAGACGACGCGGCTGCACGCCGAAGACCTCACTCTGGCCTACGACGGCCGGACCGTCGCCGAGCGGCTCGGCGTGGTCATCCCGGACCAGTCGTTCACGGTGATCGTCGGCCCGAACGCCTGCGGCAAGACGACTCTGCTGCGCGCGCTCGCCCGGATGCTGAAGCCTCGCACGGGCGCGGTCTACCTGGACGGCGAGGTGATCTCCAGCTACGGCGCGAAGGAGGTCGCGCGCCGGCTCGGGCTGCTGCCGCAGAGCTCGATCGCACCGGACGGGATCACGGTGGCCGACCTCGTCGCGCGCGGCCGCTACCCGCATCAGAAACTGCTGCGCCAATGGTCCCGCGAGGACGCGACGGTCGTCGCCGGCTCGATGCGCGCGACCGGCGTCGACGACCTGGCCGAGCGACTGGTCGACGAACTGTCCGGCGGGCAGCGGCAGCGCGTCTGGATGGCGATGGCGCTGGCCCAGCAGACCGACTTGCTGCTTCTCGACGAGCCGACGACGTACCTGGACATCGCGCACCAACTCGACCTGCTCGACCTGTGCGCGACGCTGCACAGCGAGCAGGGCCGCACGCTCGTCGCGGTGCTGCACGACCTGAACCACGCGGCCAGGTACGCGACCCACCTGATCGCGATGCGCGACGGGAAGGTGCTGGCGACCGGGACGCCGGAAGAGGTGGTGACGGCGGAGAACGTGGAGCGGATCTTCGAGTTGCCCTGCCGGGTGATGGAGTGCCCGGAGAGCGGGAGCCCGATGGTGATCCCGAAGGTCAGCCGCCGAGCCGCGTGAACAGGGCTGCCGCGGTGGATTGGCCGGCGCGTCGGCGGCGCTTTCCCAGCAGCCGCCGAGGCCCGGCCGCGACCGGCCTTCGCCTGACGTGCGCACGCGCCGCCCTCACCGCTGCACCAGGAACGACCGCCATATCTCAGCGGGCAAGCCCGAGCCCGTCACCTTCGTCCCGTCACCGTCGACCAGCTTCCGGTCGTCGTCCGTGCCGATCCACACCGAGGCCGCCAGCTTCTCCGTGTAGCCGACCGCCCACGCGTCCTGGTTGTCCTGAGAGTTCCCGCGCTCGGACTCACCGGTCCGCAACGCGGCCGAGCCGCCGTCCGGCAGCGTCGTGCGCAGCGCCTCGGTGACGTCCCGTGCCACCTCGGGCGCGACGGTCGCGGTCGGCTCTTTCTCGTACTGCCACACGACTTTCCCGGACTGGTCCAGCACCTTGTCGACCAGATGCGCCGGCGCGTGCCGCCCGTCCGCGGCGAAGGTCGCATACGCGCTGGCGACATCGAGCGGCCGCAGCGGATACCGGCCGACCACGATGCCGGAGCCGATGGTGACGCCGTCCTTTTCCCGCATTGTCGGCGTGCTGTCGACCTCGTCCGGGATCCCGGCCGAACGGGCGGCAGCGCTCACCGCGTCGACGCCGACCTTCCTCGCCAGCGAAATGAACGGAGTGGTCGCTCCCGAAGCCAGCGCGCTGCGGACGGTGCACGGCTGCGGGCACTTCGCCGGGTACTCGAACTTCTCGCCCAGATACTCGATCCGCGCCGGTTCATCGAGCCGGTCGGTCAGCCGCATCCCGGACGCCAGCCCGGCCGCGGCGGTGAACGGGTGGAACGCGGAGCCGAGCGGGTGCCCGGTCCCGGCGTAGTCGCGGACGCCGTTGTTGCCGCCGTCGTAGGCCCGCACCGCCCCGCTCGCCGGGTCAATCGCCACCAGCGCGCCGCGAAACTCGGCCGGTGCGGCTTTGAGCCGGTCGTCCAGCGACGCGTGCGCGGCGGCCTGCAACTTCGGGTCCAAAGTGGTCTGAACGGTCAGGTTCCCTTGCTGCAACCGGGAAAGCGGGAACCCGGCCTCCTCCAGCTCGGCGAGCGCCTGCTGCTTGAGGTGATACTGGTCGTAGTTCACGCTGACCCGGGTCTCGGCGGGCGGCTTGATCTCCGCGCCCGGGTACGCCATGCCGTCGGCGTTCTTGAGATAGCCGCGCTCCACCAGCTTGTCGCGTACGTACCGCCAGCGCTTCGCGGCGTGCTCGTCGCCGGACACCGCGGGGTCGTGCACCGACGGCGACTGGATCATCCCGGCGAGGAACGCTGCCTCGCTCCAGGTGATGCTGTCGTCGAGCGGGCGGCCGAAGAACGCGTTCATCGCCGCGGCCGGGCCGAAGGTGTTGCGGCCGAAGGAGATGATGTTGACGTAGCTTTCGAAGATCTGCTCTTTGCTCTGCTGCTGGGTGATCTTCGTGGCGAGCACGAGCTCCTGCATTTTGCGCGACAGCGTCGAGTCCTCGTCGCCGGTCGACTTCTTGATGTACTGCTGGGTGATGCCGGACCCGCCGCCGACGCCGGTCAGGAACGCCCGGCCGATCCCGGTCGGGTCGAAGCCGGCGTTGTCCCAGAAGGTCGGGTCCTCGGTGGCGACGATCGCGTCCCGCAGCTTCGCCGGCACCTGGTCGAACGGCACGAACCGGCGGTCGCCGCCCGCGGGCACGATGCGCAGCAGGTCGCTGCCGTCCGCGTACTTCAGCACGACGGTCTTGTCCAGCGAGGCGAGCACGTCCTGCGGGCTGCGCACGTCCAGCAGCAGATAGGCGATCCAGAACGCGATCAGCGGCACGCCGACGGCCAGGCCGGTCGCGCAGTACGCGATCCGGCGAATCCGCCGCCACTTGCCCGGCCGGACGACAGCGGTTTGGTCACTCTCCGAGTCTGACTCCACTTATGGTGGACGGGTGAACGGGCGACAAGGTTCTGCCGATCCGGTGAATTGATCACGAGAGGAAGGCGCGCAGCAGTGACGCGGTTCCTTCGATGTGCTCGGCCATCGCGTGCCGCGCGGCCGCCGGGTCGCCGGCCAGGATCGCGTCCACGATCGCCGCGTGCTGGGCGTTCGAGTGCTCCAGGTTGGGCTCCAGCAGCGGGATCCGGTCGAGCAGCTGGTTGATCCGGGTCCGCGCGTCGGCGAGCGCGCCGGTCAGCGACGCGGACCCGGTGACCTCGGCGATCGCCAGGTGCAGCCGGGAGTCCTTGCGCCGGTAGTCGGCGAGGTCGGCGGTCGCGGCTTCGGCCAGGGTGCTGGTGAGGTGCTGGCGATCGGCCGGGCTGAGCGTGCGCGCGGCGGCCGCCTCGGCCGCTCCGGTCTCCAGCACCTGCCGCAGGCAGAACGCGTCTTCCAGGCCGGCCGCGTCGATCTCCCCGACCGTGCGTTCGGCCGGGGCCGGCAGCTGCTCGTTCACGAACGTGCCGCCGTAGCGGCCGCGCCGGGATTCCACGTAACCCGCGTCGGCCAGCGCGCGGATCGCCTCGCGCAGGGTCACCCGGCTCACCCCGAGCCGTTCGGCCAGCTCCCGCTCGGACGGCAGCCGGTCACCCGCCCCGACCACCCCGAGCCGGATCGCCTGCAACAGCCGCTCAACGGTCTCCTCGAAGGCGTTCCCGGCCCTCACCGGCCGGAACAGCGCCTCGTTCGCGCTCACCACCGAGGTCGATTCCACGGTCCGAGTCTAGGCGGTCTTATTGCAGAGAAGTATTTGCAAAGGATCCTCTGCGGTCTAGAGTGAGGCCATGGCCCTTGAACGCCGCACCCGGCAGCTCGACCCGCGCACCTTGCGCGCGCTGGCCCACCCGCTGCGGATGGAGCTGCTGGACCTGCTGACCGTCGAGGGCCCGGCCACCGCGACCGGGCTCGGCAAGCGGGTCGGCGAAAGCTCCGGGACCACGTCGTGGCATCTGCGCCAGCTGGCGGACGCCGGCCTGGTCGAGGAGGACCCCGGGCGCGGGTCGAAGCGCGAACGCTGGTGGAAGGCCGCGCAGGATTCGACGCGGATGGAACCGGAGGACTTCCTCGACGACCCGCGTACGGCCGGAACGATGCTGGCCTACATGCACCACTACCTCGACCAGAATTACCGCGAGCAAGCACAGGCCGTCGCGGATCTTCCGCGCTGGACGAAGGAATGGCGCGACAGCTCGACGTTGGGCCGCGCCGCACTGGAACTCACGCCCGGCGAAACCCGGCAGATGGTCGAAGAGATCGAAGCAGTCGTCGACCGCTACCGCCGTCCCGCCGCCCCCGGCGACGAAACCGTCATCGCGCATTGGGCGGCGTTCCCGCGTTCGGCCGACGAAACCACCTAGGGGGAATCCTGATGAAAGACTTCATGATCGAGTACGTCGCTGCCCGCCAGGCCGAACTGCGCGCCGCCGCCCGCCCGCAGCTGCGCCCGGTCCGCACCTCCCCGGCCCGGCAGCGACTCGGCTGGTGGCTGATGGAACTGGGCCTGCGCCTGGCCGCTCCCCCAGCCCCGGCCCCGGCCCCGGCCCCGAGATTCCGTGAAGGGCCCCTTCAGGGAATCTAAGTCCCTGAATGTTCCCCTCACGCGCGCCGAAGTCCCTGAAGGTTCCCCTCACGCACGCCGAAGTCCCTGAAGGGGCCCCTCACGGAACCCAAGTCCCTCAAGGTTCCCCTCACGCACGCCGAAGTCCCTGAAGGGGCCCCTCACGGAATCCAAGTCCCGCAAGGGGCCCCTCACGGACGGGAAGTCAGCACTCGATGACGTTCACGGCGAGCCCGCCGCGAGCGGTCTCCTTGTATTTCACGGACATGTCCGCACCGGTCTCGCGCATCGTCTTGATCGCCTTGTCCAGCGTCACCACGTGGCTGCCGTCGCCGCGCAACGCCATCCGGGACGCGTGGATGGCCTTCGACGCGCCCACCGCGTTGCGTTCGATGCACGGGATCTGCACCAGGCCGCCGACCGGGTCGCAAGTGAGGCCCAGGTGGTGTTCGACGCCGATCTCGGCGGCGTTCTCCACCTGCGCCGGCGTGCCGCCCTGCACCTCGGTCAGGCCGGCCGCGGCCATCGCCGACGCCGAGCCGACCTCGCCCTGGCAGCCGACCTCGGCGCCGGAGATCGACCCGGTCTGCTTGAGGATCGAGCCGATCGCGCCCGCGGTCAGCAAGAACGTGACGATGCCGTCGTCGGACGCGTCGCGCACGAACCGCTGGTAGTAGTGCAGCACCGCGGGAATGATCCCGGCCGCGCCGTTCGTCGGAGCGGTGACAACGCGCCCGCCCGCGGCGTTCTCCTCGTTGACGGCGAGCGCGTACAGGCTCACCCAGTCCATCGCGTACAACGGATCGTCCGCGCCGTCTTCAGCGAGCAGCTTGTCGTGCAGCGACTTCGCTCGCCGCGGCACCTTCAGCCCGCCGGGCAGCACACCTTCGTGCGTGTAGCCGTTGCGTACGCATTCGGCCATCACCTGCCAGATGCCGAGCAGGCCGTCTCGAACTTCTTCCTCGCTGCGCCAGGAAAGTTCGTTCTGCAGCATGATTTCGCTGATCGGCAGGCCAGTGTCCGAGCAGTGCTTCAGCAGGTCCGCGCCGGTGCGGAACGGGTACGGCACCGGTGTGGAATCCTCCACGAACACGGTGTCGGTCTCGTACGACTCGTCGCGCACGAAACCGCCGCCCACCGAGTAGTACGTGCGTTCCCGCAGCAGAGCGCCGTTCTCGCTGAACGCGCGGAACACCATGCCGTTCGGGTGCGCGGGCAGCGATTTGCGCCGGTGCATGGTCAGGTCGGCATCCTCGGCGAAGGCCACCTCGTGCGTGCCGCCGACGGAGAGCCGCCCGGACTCCCGGATCGCCGCGACCTTGGCAGCCACCGTGTCGGTGTCGACGTCCTCCGGCCGCTCGCCGGAAAGCCCGAGCAGCACCGCTTTGTCGCTGCCGTGGCCGAAGCCGGTCGCGCCGAGGGAGCCGAACAGCTCAGCTTCCACCCGCGCGACCTGGCTCAGCTCGCTGTCCTCGACGAGGCCGTCCACAAAGGTCTTGGCCGCCCGCATCGGGCCGACCGTGTGCGAACTGGACGGCCCGATGCCGATCGAAAACAGGTCGAAGACGCTGATCGCCATTGATCCGCCCCTTCTCTTAGTGTCTCGCCAGCACGCTGCTGGCTTCTTGTGCTGCTGGTCCTTCGGCGGTGAGGTGGGCCAGGTTTTCCGGGAGTTCCTCGCCCCGGTGCGCCTTCGTCTGGGCGTAGAGCCGGCCCGCCCGATACGACGACCGCACCAACGGACCCGCCATCACACCCGGGAACCCGATCCCCTCCGCAGTCCGCGCGTGCTCCACGAACTCCTCCGGCTTCACCCACCGGTCCACCGGATGATGCCGCGGCGACGGCCGCAGGTACTGGGTGATCGTGATGATCTCGCACCCCGCGTCAAACAACTCCCGCAACGCGACAGCGACCTCGTCCGGAGTCTCGCCCATCCCCAGAATCAGGTTCGACTTCGTCACCAGCCCCGCCGCACGAGCCTGCGTGATCACCTCCAGCGACCGCGCGTACCGGAAACCCGGCCGGATCCGCTTGAAAATCCGCGGCACCGTCTCCACGTTGTGCGCCAGCACCTCCGGCCGCGACCCGAACACCTCCGCCAGCTGACCCGGCTCCGCATTGAAGTCCGGAATCAACAACTCCACACCCGTGCCCGGGTTCAACGCGTGAATCTGCCGCACCGTCTCCGCATACAGCCACGCACCCCCATCAGCCAGGTCGTCCCGAGCCACCCCGGTGACCGTCGAATACCGCAACCCCATCGCCTGCACCGACTCCGCGACCTTCCGCGGCTCACTACGGTCCAACGCAGCAGGCTTGCCCGTATCGATCTGACAGAAATCACACCGCCGCGTGCACTGATCCCCACCGATCAAGAACGTCGCTTCCCGATCCTCCCAACACTCGTAAATGTTGGGACACCCCGCCTCCTCGCAAACCGTGTGCAGACCCTCCCGCCTCACCAAACCCTTCAGCTCAGTGAACTCCGGACCCATCCGCACCTTGGTCTTGATCCACGACGGCTTCTTCTCAATCGGCGTCTCACTGTTGCGGACCTCAAGCCGAAGCAGTTTGCGGCCTTCGGGCTGCGCGCTCATCGGCCGAGCTCCGCGTACAGCGGGTGCTTCTTGGCGAGCAGCTCGACGCGGGCGCGCAGCGCCTGCTGGGCCGCCTCGTCGAAGTCCGGCTTGAGCGTCTCGGCGATGATGTCGGCGACCTCGGTGAAGTCTTCGGCGCCGAAGCCGCGGGTGGCCAGCGCCGGGGTGCCGATCCGCAGGCCGGAGGTGACCATCGGCGGGCGCGGGTCGAACGGCACCGCGTTGCGGTTCACGGTGATGCCGACCTCGTGCAGCCGGTCTTCCGCCTGCTGGCCGTTCAGCTCCGAGTTGACCAGGTCGACCAGCACCAGGTGCACGTCGGTGCCGCCGGTGAGGACGCGGACGCCCGCCTCGGCGCAGTCGGTGCGCGACAGCCGGTCGGCGAGGATCTTCGCGCCCTGCAGCGTGCGCTCCTGGCGCTCGCGGAACCCGTCGGTGGCGGCGATCTTCAGCGCCACCGCCTTGGCCGCGATGACGTGCTCCAGCGGACCGCCCTGCTGCCCGGGGAACACCGCCGAGTTGATCTTCTTCGCCAGCTCCTCGCGGCACAGGATCAAGCCGCCGCGCGGGCCGCCCAGGGTTTTGTGCGTGGTGGTGGTGACGATGTCGGCGTGCGGAACCGGCGACGGGTGCAGTCCGGCGGCCACCAGGCCGGCGAAGTGCGCCATGTCGACCATCAGCTTGGCGTCGACCAGGTCGGCGATCCGGCGGAACTCGGCGAAGTCCAGCTGACGCGGGTAGGCCGACCAGCCGGCCACGATCAGCTTCGGCTTGTGCTCGACCGCCAGCCGCTCGATCTCGGCGACGTCGACGATCCCGGTCTCCTTGTCGACGTGGTAGGCGACCACGTTGTACAGCTTGCCGGAGAAGTTGATCTTCATCCCGTGCGTCAGGTGGCCGCCGTGCGCCAGGTCGAGGCCGAGGATGGTGTCGCCCGGCTTCAGCACCGCGAACATCGCCGCCGCGTTGGCCTGCGCGCCCGAGTGCGGCTGCACGTTCGCGTGCTCCGCGCCGAACAACGCCTTGGCCCGGTCGATCGCGAGCTGCTCGACCACGTCGACGTGCTCGCAGCCGCCGTAGTAGCGGCGGCCCGGGTAGCCCTCGGCGTACTTGTTGGTCAGCACCGAGCCCTGCGCCTCGAGCACGCCGACCGGCGCGAAGTTCTCCGAGGCGATCATCTCCAGGGTCGACTGCTGGCGGTGCAGCTCCGCGGCGACCGCCGCGGCGACCTCGGGATCGATCTCGGACAGGTGGGCGTCGAACGGGGAGGTCATCAGTTCTCCTGGGTCAGCTCGGCGTACGCGGAGGCGTCGAGCAGCTCCGGGACGTCGCCCGTGAGCCGCACCTTCAGCAGCCATCCTTCGGTGTACGGGTCCGAGTTGATGACCTCGGGGGTGTCCGATGTGGTCTCGTTCACCGCCACCACCTCGCCGCTCACCGGCGAGTACAGCTCGCTGACCGATTTGGTCGACTCGACCTCGCCGAAGACCTCGCCCGCGGTGACCGTGTCGCCGACTCCGGGCAGCTGCACGAACACGATGTCGCCGAGCGAGCCGGCCGCGAACGCGGTGATGCCCACCGTCGCGACGCCGTCCTCCACCGACAGCCACTCGTGTTCCTTGGTGTAGGACAGGTTCTGGGGGATGCTCACAGTTCTGGCTCTTTTCAGGCTCGGGAGTAGAAGGGCAGGGCGACGACCTCGACCGGCTCGACACGGCCCCGGATGTCGACGGACAGCGCGGTGCCGGGCTCGGCGTGCTCCCGGTCTACATACGCCATGGCGATCGGGTAGCCCAGCGTCGGCGACAGCGCGCCGCTGGTGATCTCCCCGATAGTGGCATCCCCGGCGAGCACGGCGTACCCGTGCCGCGGGGCGCGGCGGCCGGTGCCGCGCAGGCCGACCCGCACCCGCGGGACGTCGGCTTTGGCAAGCTCCGCCAGAGACGCGCGGCCCACGAAGTCGCCCGGCTTCTCGAACTTCACGACCCGGCCGAGACCAGCCGCGAACGGGTTCAGCTCGCGAGTGAGTTCGTTGCCGTACAACGGCATTCCGGCTTCCAGCCGCAGCGTGTCGCGGCAGGCGAGCCCGCACGGGACCAGGCCGTGCTCCTGGCCGGCCTCGGTCAGCAGCTGCCACAGCGCCGGGGCTTCGGCGGCCGGCACGAACAGTTCGAAGCCGTCCTCCCCGGTGTAGCCGGTGCGGGCCAGCAGCACGTCGTGCCCCTTCACGACCGCCGGGACGCTCGCGTAGTACTTGAGCGCGCCGAGGTCGGCATCGGTGACCGCGCCGAGCACCGCGACCGCGTTCGGGCCCTGCACCGCGATCAGCGCGGTGTCCGCCGACCGGTTCTCCACCACCGCGTCGAACCCGGCGACCCGCTCGGCCAGCGCGTCCGCGACCACGTCGGCGTTGCCGGCGTTGGCCACCACGAGGTACTCCTGGTCGGCGAGCCGGTAGACGACCAGGTCGTCCAGCACGCCGCCGTCGGCGTCGCAGATCATCGTGTACCGGGCCCGGCCCGGCTTCACGCCGGTCAGGTTGCCGACCAGCGCGTAGTCGAGCACGTCGGCGGCCTGCGGGCCGACCACGTGGATCTCGGCCATGTGCGACAGGTCGAACAGCCCGGCCGCCTCGCGGACCGCCTTGTGCTCGGCCAGTTCGCTGGCGTAGCGCACCGGCATCGACCAGCCCGCGAAGTCGGTGAACAGCGCGCCGAGGCCCCGGTGGACTTCGTGCAGAGAGGTTTCCTTGGACACGGGGCTCAGCCTTCGTAGGAGTCGAGGGGCGGGCAGGAGCAGACGAGGTTGCGGTCGCCGCGCGCCCCGTCGATGCGCCGCACGGGCGGCCAGTACTTGGTCTTGCGCGCCACGCCGACCGGGTACGCCGCGAGCTCGCGGTCGTAGTCCGCGGTCCACTCGCCGATGACCGACGACGCGGTGTGCGGCGCGCCGCGCAGCGGGCTGGTCTCGGCGGTCCAGCGGCCGGCGGCGACCTCGTCGATCTCGTGCCGGATGGCGATCATCGCCTCGCAGAACCGGTCGATCTCGGCCAGGTCCTCGCTCTCGGTGGGCTCGACCATGAGCGTGCCGGCGACCGGGAAGGACATGGTCGGCGCGTGGAAGCCGTAGTCGATGAGCCGCTTCGCGACGTCGTCGACGGTCACGCCGGTTTCCTTGGTGATGCCACGCAGGTCGAGGATGCACTCGTGGGCGACCAGGCCGTCCTGTCCGGTGTAGAGCACCGGGTAGTGCGGCGCCAGCCGGGCGGCGATGTAGTTGGCGGCCAGCACCGCGACCTTGGTGGCCTCGGTGAGCCCCGGCGCGCCCATCATCCGCACGTACGCCCAGGAGATCGGCAGGATCGAGGCCGAGCCGTACGGCGCGCCGCTGATCGGGCCGACTCCGGACTCCGGACCGGCCTGCGCCAGCAGCGGGTGGTTCGGCAGGTAGGGCGCGAGGTGCTCGCGGACCGCGACCGGGCCGACACCCGGTCCGCCGCCGCCGTGCGGGATGCAGAACGTCTTGTGCAGGTTCAGGTGCGACACGTCGCCGCCGAACTCGCCCGGCTTCGCCAGGCCCAGCAGCGCGTTGAGGTTCGCGCCGTCCACGTACACCTGGCCGCCGCCGTCGTGCACGATCTTGGCGAGCCGCTCGATGCCGTGCTCGTAGACGCCGTGCGTGGACGGGTAGGTGACCATGATCGCGGCCAGGTCGGCACTGTGCTCGTCCACTTTGGACTGCAGGTCTTCGAGGTCGACGTTGCCCTCGTTGGTGCACTTGACCACGACGACGCGCATTCCGGCGAGCACCGCGGACGCGGCGTTGGTGCCGTGCGCCGAGGACGGGATCAGGCAGACGTCGCGCTCGGGCTGGCCGTTCGCCCGGTGGTAGGCGCGGATGGCCAGCAGCCCGGCCAGCTCGCCCTGGCTGCCCGCGTTCGGCTGCAGCGACACCTGGTCGTAGCCGGTGACCTCGGACAGCCAGCCGGACAGCTGGCGGACCAGCTCGTGGTAGCCCTCGGCGTCTTCGGCCGGCGCGAACGGGTGGATGCCCGCGAACTCGCGCCAGCTGATCGGCTCCATTTCGGTGGTCGCGTTGAGCTTCATGGTGCAGGAGCCGAGCGGGATCATGCCGCGGTCGAGCGCGAAGTCCTGGTCGGCGAGGCGGCGCAGGTAGCGCAGCATCGAGGTCTCGGAGCGGTGCGAGTTGAACACCTGGTGGGTCAGGTAGCCGCTCTCGCGGACGAGACCGTTCGGGAGAGCCTGCGCGGCTTCCCACTCGCTGTCGACGCCGAAGGCGCGAAGCACCTTCGCGAGCGTGTCGGGACGCGTGACCTCGTCAACTGCGACGCGCACGTTGTCGGCATCGACGTGGCCGAGGTTGATGCCCGCCTCGCGCGCCGCCGCGTGGATCGCCTCCGCACGGCCCGGCACCTTCGCGACGACAGTGTCGAAGAACGCTTCGTGCGCGACCTCGACGCCGCCGGCGTGCAGCGCGTTCGCAAAGCCCGCGGCAAGCTCATGGACGCGCGTCGCGATCGCCTTCAGCCCCTCGGGGCCGTGGTAAACCGCGTACATCGATGCGAGCACCGCGGGAAGCACCTGCGCGGTGCAGATGTTGGAGGTCGCCTTCTCGCGACGGATGTGCTGCTCGCGCGTCTGCAGCGCGAGGCGGTACGCGGTGTTGCCGTCCGCGTCCACCGACACACCGACGAGACGGCCCGGCAGCGAGCGCTCGAGACCGGCGCGCACCGCCATGTAGCCGGCGTGCGGTCCGCCATAGCCCAGCGGCACACCGAAGCGCTGCGTGGAGCCGACAGCGACATCCGCGCCGAACTCGCCGGGCGCGGCGATCAGGGTGAGCGCCAGCAGGTCGGCAGCCACCGTGTACAGCGCGCCCGCGGCCTTCGCGGCCTCGGAAACCGCGTGGTAGAAACCGCGCCCGCGCAGCACGCCGGAC
This sequence is a window from Amycolatopsis benzoatilytica AK 16/65. Protein-coding genes within it:
- a CDS encoding L-serine ammonia-lyase is translated as MAISVFDLFSIGIGPSSSHTVGPMRAAKTFVDGLVEDSELSQVARVEAELFGSLGATGFGHGSDKAVLLGLSGERPEDVDTDTVAAKVAAIRESGRLSVGGTHEVAFAEDADLTMHRRKSLPAHPNGMVFRAFSENGALLRERTYYSVGGGFVRDESYETDTVFVEDSTPVPYPFRTGADLLKHCSDTGLPISEIMLQNELSWRSEEEVRDGLLGIWQVMAECVRNGYTHEGVLPGGLKVPRRAKSLHDKLLAEDGADDPLYAMDWVSLYALAVNEENAAGGRVVTAPTNGAAGIIPAVLHYYQRFVRDASDDGIVTFLLTAGAIGSILKQTGSISGAEVGCQGEVGSASAMAAAGLTEVQGGTPAQVENAAEIGVEHHLGLTCDPVGGLVQIPCIERNAVGASKAIHASRMALRGDGSHVVTLDKAIKTMRETGADMSVKYKETARGGLAVNVIEC
- the lipA gene encoding lipoyl synthase produces the protein MSAQPEGRKLLRLEVRNSETPIEKKPSWIKTKVRMGPEFTELKGLVRREGLHTVCEEAGCPNIYECWEDREATFLIGGDQCTRRCDFCQIDTGKPAALDRSEPRKVAESVQAMGLRYSTVTGVARDDLADGGAWLYAETVRQIHALNPGTGVELLIPDFNAEPGQLAEVFGSRPEVLAHNVETVPRIFKRIRPGFRYARSLEVITQARAAGLVTKSNLILGMGETPDEVAVALRELFDAGCEIITITQYLRPSPRHHPVDRWVKPEEFVEHARTAEGIGFPGVMAGPLVRSSYRAGRLYAQTKAHRGEELPENLAHLTAEGPAAQEASSVLARH
- the glyA gene encoding serine hydroxymethyltransferase, with product MTSPFDAHLSEIDPEVAAAVAAELHRQQSTLEMIASENFAPVGVLEAQGSVLTNKYAEGYPGRRYYGGCEHVDVVEQLAIDRAKALFGAEHANVQPHSGAQANAAAMFAVLKPGDTILGLDLAHGGHLTHGMKINFSGKLYNVVAYHVDKETGIVDVAEIERLAVEHKPKLIVAGWSAYPRQLDFAEFRRIADLVDAKLMVDMAHFAGLVAAGLHPSPVPHADIVTTTTHKTLGGPRGGLILCREELAKKINSAVFPGQQGGPLEHVIAAKAVALKIAATDGFRERQERTLQGAKILADRLSRTDCAEAGVRVLTGGTDVHLVLVDLVNSELNGQQAEDRLHEVGITVNRNAVPFDPRPPMVTSGLRIGTPALATRGFGAEDFTEVADIIAETLKPDFDEAAQQALRARVELLAKKHPLYAELGR
- the gcvH gene encoding glycine cleavage system protein GcvH; this encodes MSIPQNLSYTKEHEWLSVEDGVATVGITAFAAGSLGDIVFVQLPGVGDTVTAGEVFGEVESTKSVSELYSPVSGEVVAVNETTSDTPEVINSDPYTEGWLLKVRLTGDVPELLDASAYAELTQEN
- the gcvT gene encoding glycine cleavage system aminomethyltransferase GcvT, encoding MSKETSLHEVHRGLGALFTDFAGWSMPVRYASELAEHKAVREAAGLFDLSHMAEIHVVGPQAADVLDYALVGNLTGVKPGRARYTMICDADGGVLDDLVVYRLADQEYLVVANAGNADVVADALAERVAGFDAVVENRSADTALIAVQGPNAVAVLGAVTDADLGALKYYASVPAVVKGHDVLLARTGYTGEDGFELFVPAAEAPALWQLLTEAGQEHGLVPCGLACRDTLRLEAGMPLYGNELTRELNPFAAGLGRVVKFEKPGDFVGRASLAELAKADVPRVRVGLRGTGRRAPRHGYAVLAGDATIGEITSGALSPTLGYPIAMAYVDREHAEPGTALSVDIRGRVEPVEVVALPFYSRA